A region from the Papaver somniferum cultivar HN1 unplaced genomic scaffold, ASM357369v1 unplaced-scaffold_125, whole genome shotgun sequence genome encodes:
- the LOC113331153 gene encoding probable polygalacturonase At3g15720, whose protein sequence is MDILRASLVLFIGIYIVSGCVDATYFNVMRYGAVGNGKKDDSEAFMKAWEDTCGAKEKSVMVIPSGRTFLVKPMTFSGPCKSGNVYIQIFGKVIAPEMSSWNDDDAKSWLVFDSIDGLTIQGPGQFDGRGSSWWKCRVDHKCSRAPTAFVAHNCNHLKIIGVYFVDAPMFHIVINGCDRVAISNIHITAPEDSMNTDGIHIGNSRNVYIDHSIIATGDDCISIGDNSSYVFISKITCGPGHGISIGSLGEDKSSAAVEVIRVSSCNFIKTMNGARIKTWQGGSGYARDIKFEDIYFDSVDNPIIIDQYYCNGDHNCETHKSAVKVSDVTFKGLRGTSTKEVAINLACSKTVGCTDITLERIQVKHVKREKDTISNCINAHGISQGPVSPPVPCLS, encoded by the exons ATG gATATTTTGAGGGCTAGTTTAGTTTTGTTCATCGGTATCTATATCGTGTCAGGCTGCGTTGATGCGACCTACTTCAACGTCATGAGATATGGAGCTGTGGGAAACGGCAAGAAAGATGATTCTGAA GCATTTATGAAAGCATGGGAAGATACATGTGGAGCAAAAGAGAAATCAGTCATGGTAATACCTTCAGGAAGAACTTTTCTGGTTAAGCCCATGACCTTCAGTGGTCCATGCAAGTCCGGAAACGTATACATCCAG ATTTTTGGGAAAGTAATCGCGCCAGAAATGTCATCGTGGAACGATGATGATGCCAAGAGTTGGTTGGTATTCGATTCAATAGACGGACTTACTATCCAAGGACCAGGCCAATTCGACGGTCGAGGTTCATCATGGTGGAAATGCAGAGTGGACCAC AAATGTTCTCGTGCACCCACG GCATTTGTGGCCCATAACTGTAATCACCTTAAGATTATTGGTGTGTATTTCGTAGACGCTCCAATGTTTCATATAGTCATAAACGGATGCGACAGGGTTGCAATTTCTAACATCCATATAACCGCACCCGAAGACAGCATGAACACTGATGGTATTCACATCGGAAATTCTAGAAATGTGTATATTGATCACTCCATTATCGCAACAG GTGATGACTGCATTTCTATTGGGGATAATAGCTCCTATGTCTTTATTAGTAAAATTACATGCGGACCAGGACATGGAATAAG TATTGGAAGTTTAGGAGAAGATAAATCGAGCGCTGCCGTTGAAGTGATACGTGTTAGTAGTTGTAATTTTATAAAGACTATGAATGGGGCGAGAATCAAGACATGGCAG GGAGGATCTGGTTATGCAAGAGATATCAAGTTTGAAGACATATATTTTGATTCAGTTGATAACCCCATTATCATTGATCAGTATTATTGCAATGGTGATCATAACTGTGAAACTCAT AAATCGGCCGTGAAAGTGAGTGACGTGACATTCAAAGGGTTAAGAGGTACCTCAACGAAAGAAGTGGCTATCAATCTGGCTTGCAGTAAAACAGTTGGCTGCACAGACATTACTCTCGAAAGAATTCAAGTGAAGCATGTCAAAAGGGAAAAAGATACAATTTCTAACTGCATCAATGCCCATGGAATTTCTCAAGGTCCTGTTTCTCCACCCGTTCCATGTCTTTCCTAG